One genomic segment of Misgurnus anguillicaudatus chromosome 23, ASM2758022v2, whole genome shotgun sequence includes these proteins:
- the podxl2 gene encoding uncharacterized protein podxl2 isoform X2: MTESLHSRLVIGSVLMVLVSAEGLNAGPGLLPSPIRSHGPVLDIPIGFEEHEEVSRKPGFMETSQESSGFFSEDTEDTKSVQRWETQTETKEAGSDPDAMSDYSPSPPEPTSSSLPPINSSSSFLPTSESTNPAKWESDSESSGFLLNPSSGLSTAPAVDHTHPTDTPPTLTRQNSSEDTAGLDTSLASEDERFDDETDRAVTQSPTAPEVGPLPSQGPLQPDEPQHEDSEEDELVVFPTESDEDEDWRYLTTGPSSSPASDLPPVVFTETSWHGAPPVTTEVEEGAELRHGGTEYLANTELHEPEVSQEAEQVICVDWSNLAGKGYVILTMTDNFDCDEFRTENGDRLLELLENTFSRKMSIPQGSWLIFLSKPTQQDHQLLMTLASEQEIIAPKEVLSMLGEIKRDLYEIGIQNYSSVNTCHSRPSQTRSDYGKLFVVLVIIGSICVLIIASGVIYICWQRRLPKLKNMSRGEELHFVENGCHDNPTLDVTSDSQSETQEKKPSANGVTAGGDAGSGWQVLVNKPGKEEEDNQEEDTHL; the protein is encoded by the exons ATGACTGAATCATTACACTCTCGTCTCGTGATCG GTTCTGTTCTCATGGTTTTGGTCTCTGCTGAGGGTCTGAACGCTGGTCCAGGACTCCTCCCAAGTCCTATCCGGTCTCACGGGCCGGTTCTGGACATTCCCATTGGTTTTGAGGAGCATGAGGAGGTCTCTCGGAAACCTGGATTCATGGAGACTTCACAGGAGAGCTCGGGGTTCTTCAGCGAGGACACTGAGGACACCAAGAGCGTCCAGCGGTGGGAGACACAAACCGAGACCAAAGAGGCCGGTTCTGACCCGGACGCCATGAGCG ATTACAGTCCTTCACCCCCAGAACCAACATCTTCCTCCCTCCCTCCAATCAACTCTTCCTCCTCATTCCTCCCCACTTCGGAGTCCACGAACCCTGCGAAGTGGGAGAGTGATTCAGAATCCAGTGGCTTTCTCCTTAACCCCTCCTCTGGCCTGTCAACCGCACCTGCTGTTGACCATACCCACCCCACAGACACGCCCCCCACTCTCACCCGTCAGAACAGCTCCGAAGACACAGCTGGCCTTGACACATCTCTCGCTTCTGAGGATGAGAGGTTTGATGATGAGACTGACCGGGCTGTCACTCAATCACCCACGGCTCCAGAAGTTGGGCCCCTGCCCAGCCAAGGACCCCTGCAGCCTGACGAACCACAACACGAGGATTCCGAGGAAGACGAGTTGGTCGTTTTTCCCACTGAGTCGGATGAAGATGAAGACTGGCGATATCTCACGACCGGCCCGTCGTCCTCTCCCGCCTCAGATCTGCCACCTGTGGTTTTTACAGAGACGTCCTGGCATGGGGCTCCGCCCGTCACGACTGAGGTTGAGGAAGGGGCGGAGCTTCGTCATGGCGGAACCGAATATCTAGCAAATACTGAACTTCATGAACCAGAAGTTTCCCAGGAGGCTGAGCAG GTGATTTGTGTGGACTGGAGTAACCTCGCAGGAAAGGGTTACGTGATCCTTACCATGACCGACAACTTCGACTGC GATGAGTTTCGTACTGAGAATGGAGACAGATTGCTGGAGTTGCTGGAAAATACTTTCTCTAGAAAGATGAGCATCCCGCAAGGATCCTGGCTCATCTTCCTCAGCAAACCAACTCAACAAGACCACCAACTCCTAATGACTTTAGCCAGCGAGCAGG aaatcATTGCACCTAAAGAGGTTCTGTCAATGCTGGGTGAAATCAAAAGAGATCTTTATGAG ATTGGCATTCAGAATTATTCCAGTGTAAACACATGCCATTCGAGACCCAGTCAAACCCGCAGTGACTACGGTAAACTATTTGTGGTTCTGGTGATCATCGGGTCGATCTGTGTCCTTATTATTGCTTCTGGAGTCATCTATATCTGCTGGCAACGCCGTTTACCCAAACTCAAGAACATG TCGCGAGGTGAAGAGCTTCACTTTGTGGAAAACGGCTGCCATGACAACCCCACGCTGGACGTCACCAGCgacagccaatcagagacacaggAGAAGAAACCCAGCGCCAATGGGGTGACGGCGGGCGGAGACGCAGGAAGCGGATGGCAGGTGCTGGTCAACAAACCCGGAAAAGAGGAGGAAGACAACCAGGAGGAAGACACTCACCTTTAA
- the podxl2 gene encoding uncharacterized protein podxl2 isoform X1 translates to MTESLHSRLVIGSVLMVLVSAEGLNAGPGLLPSPIRSHGPVLDIPIGFEEHEEVSRKPGFMETSQESSGFFSEDTEDTKSVQRWETQTETKEAGSDPDAMSERCLLPKKVGPCRAAFTRWHFNPAANMCKKFMFGGCEENGNNFLTLEECAKACHPVSDYSPSPPEPTSSSLPPINSSSSFLPTSESTNPAKWESDSESSGFLLNPSSGLSTAPAVDHTHPTDTPPTLTRQNSSEDTAGLDTSLASEDERFDDETDRAVTQSPTAPEVGPLPSQGPLQPDEPQHEDSEEDELVVFPTESDEDEDWRYLTTGPSSSPASDLPPVVFTETSWHGAPPVTTEVEEGAELRHGGTEYLANTELHEPEVSQEAEQVICVDWSNLAGKGYVILTMTDNFDCDEFRTENGDRLLELLENTFSRKMSIPQGSWLIFLSKPTQQDHQLLMTLASEQEIIAPKEVLSMLGEIKRDLYEIGIQNYSSVNTCHSRPSQTRSDYGKLFVVLVIIGSICVLIIASGVIYICWQRRLPKLKNMSRGEELHFVENGCHDNPTLDVTSDSQSETQEKKPSANGVTAGGDAGSGWQVLVNKPGKEEEDNQEEDTHL, encoded by the exons ATGACTGAATCATTACACTCTCGTCTCGTGATCG GTTCTGTTCTCATGGTTTTGGTCTCTGCTGAGGGTCTGAACGCTGGTCCAGGACTCCTCCCAAGTCCTATCCGGTCTCACGGGCCGGTTCTGGACATTCCCATTGGTTTTGAGGAGCATGAGGAGGTCTCTCGGAAACCTGGATTCATGGAGACTTCACAGGAGAGCTCGGGGTTCTTCAGCGAGGACACTGAGGACACCAAGAGCGTCCAGCGGTGGGAGACACAAACCGAGACCAAAGAGGCCGGTTCTGACCCGGACGCCATGAGCG AGCGCTGTCTGTTGCCTAAGAAGGTGGGACCGTGTCGTGCTGCTTTCACTCGCTGGCACTTCAACCCCGCGGCTAACATGTGTAAGAAGTTCATGTTTGGAGGTTGTGAAGAGAACGGCAATAACTTTCTGACACTGGAGGAGTGTGCAAAAGCCTGTCATCCAGTCTCCG ATTACAGTCCTTCACCCCCAGAACCAACATCTTCCTCCCTCCCTCCAATCAACTCTTCCTCCTCATTCCTCCCCACTTCGGAGTCCACGAACCCTGCGAAGTGGGAGAGTGATTCAGAATCCAGTGGCTTTCTCCTTAACCCCTCCTCTGGCCTGTCAACCGCACCTGCTGTTGACCATACCCACCCCACAGACACGCCCCCCACTCTCACCCGTCAGAACAGCTCCGAAGACACAGCTGGCCTTGACACATCTCTCGCTTCTGAGGATGAGAGGTTTGATGATGAGACTGACCGGGCTGTCACTCAATCACCCACGGCTCCAGAAGTTGGGCCCCTGCCCAGCCAAGGACCCCTGCAGCCTGACGAACCACAACACGAGGATTCCGAGGAAGACGAGTTGGTCGTTTTTCCCACTGAGTCGGATGAAGATGAAGACTGGCGATATCTCACGACCGGCCCGTCGTCCTCTCCCGCCTCAGATCTGCCACCTGTGGTTTTTACAGAGACGTCCTGGCATGGGGCTCCGCCCGTCACGACTGAGGTTGAGGAAGGGGCGGAGCTTCGTCATGGCGGAACCGAATATCTAGCAAATACTGAACTTCATGAACCAGAAGTTTCCCAGGAGGCTGAGCAG GTGATTTGTGTGGACTGGAGTAACCTCGCAGGAAAGGGTTACGTGATCCTTACCATGACCGACAACTTCGACTGC GATGAGTTTCGTACTGAGAATGGAGACAGATTGCTGGAGTTGCTGGAAAATACTTTCTCTAGAAAGATGAGCATCCCGCAAGGATCCTGGCTCATCTTCCTCAGCAAACCAACTCAACAAGACCACCAACTCCTAATGACTTTAGCCAGCGAGCAGG aaatcATTGCACCTAAAGAGGTTCTGTCAATGCTGGGTGAAATCAAAAGAGATCTTTATGAG ATTGGCATTCAGAATTATTCCAGTGTAAACACATGCCATTCGAGACCCAGTCAAACCCGCAGTGACTACGGTAAACTATTTGTGGTTCTGGTGATCATCGGGTCGATCTGTGTCCTTATTATTGCTTCTGGAGTCATCTATATCTGCTGGCAACGCCGTTTACCCAAACTCAAGAACATG TCGCGAGGTGAAGAGCTTCACTTTGTGGAAAACGGCTGCCATGACAACCCCACGCTGGACGTCACCAGCgacagccaatcagagacacaggAGAAGAAACCCAGCGCCAATGGGGTGACGGCGGGCGGAGACGCAGGAAGCGGATGGCAGGTGCTGGTCAACAAACCCGGAAAAGAGGAGGAAGACAACCAGGAGGAAGACACTCACCTTTAA